Genomic window (Capsicum annuum cultivar UCD-10X-F1 chromosome 10, UCD10Xv1.1, whole genome shotgun sequence):
gtcgtcggagaagtcttcacgccgattgacggttgaaagtcgaaaaggaactcgcccgactatttgtcgcTGGAGGTTGAAGTGcaaaattttgcagaactgttggttgggagagagttgagagaaactggaGAGAGAgtgtggttgatttggattgaagaggggtgtgggttgggttgatttgtatttttgaaaagattagaaagtattaaaaatattaatcaagtccacaattaacttaatcaagtttcctaatgatgtttgaccctttaaattggtcaatatcaccaatccttcattgaAAGCTTAAaaacacatttccttcaattttctcaggtATCATTTGGTTACAGGAATTAGGAGGGTTAGCCCATtataaaacttaaaattaaatttgttcAGTGTTTGATTGTGAGTGATAGCTAATACCAGGATCAAGTCAATACAAAAATCTTTGGATTGTTATTCCTGGATTGGCCatagaagaaattttgaaaaataaaagtttcTTCTAAAGTAATTTGCTTTTCCTGGTTGGTGATCAGAAATTCATGTCTTAACTCATAAAACTCTACGAAGAAGGGAATTTATTTGGAGAGTACAGAGAACAACAGTCACTTGTTTTTTATACATACGTTGTAAGATGACTGGTCAACTGGAACTATTTTGTTTAAGAATTGATTGGTCTGATTGGGTCATGCCAGAATCTACTATGGATATTGTGAAGTGTTGGAGCAGGATGCAGGAAATGCAAGACAAAAGAAGTGGAGATTTACTTTTGCACTGACAAATGATGAAACATGAGCACGACTATAACAGCATCGTTTGTCTGGACATTTTTAGCACTATCGCGAATATTGTTATAGAGAATataaaacataacataacatGAAAATCAATTCCGAAGAAAATTCGGTCAATGAGGCAAAATGTTGTATAGAGAAGTCTGACTATATAGATTGCTGGATTGATTCTTTGGCAACTGAACTACTAGGTCTGAAATAAAGTCTTGCCAGAAAATATGTGTTTCTGTGTCTTGATGTTGTGATTAAACCAACACCATTGACACAATAGAGTCAAATTGTACAGTTTGTACTAAAAATTGGAAGGTTCCTCCTGGTTTCTTTGTCATGTCCACCATTCTCCTCAATTTTCACATGGAATTTGAACCCCTTTTCCTTAGGCAGTTTCCGTGTATCGGCCTTCAGCAGCGTGGAAAAGTCTCTGTCACTCAGTTTCAGAGAATGCGCCAGGGTAAAAATTCTGGCACAATGATTGACAAGCTGCCTCTATTCTTGAAAGATCCTACAGTAGCACAAAATACTAGTCAACTTAATACAGAAGTATAATGTGAACTTCAAAACCATGCGGTGTCTCTATGAAAGTTCTTACCTTCCCTTCGAATCTAATCATAAGAGGGCCTTTTCTTGATCCTCGATAACCTCCTTCATGTCAAACGAAAgacaaataatttaatatgtagGAAAGAGCGGGAGTGAGCGGTGAGTCATATAAACACATCAACCTTGTAAATGATAATTACGACTTACCGACGTACAGATCAGGAAACTGAAGGCAAAGCTTTGACAAAGGTCGAGCAACTTCAACCTGCATTTCAATAGGAGCTAGTAATTCAGAAATTTGCAGAGTGCTATAACGGAACACATTAACAAGAGGCTATTTACAAGGATACATTATAAAGACTAGTTTTTCGGAAACCACCTCTTTATCtccacaaggtaggggtaaggtctgtatACGCTCTACCCTTCCCAGAACCCCACCTGTGAGAATACacctggtatgttgttgttgttgtacattaTAAGGACTCATCTAAAGGGAGGAAAAGCAACACGGTAGACTCAATGACGTGGCACTCCACAATTCTAGCAGGTAATATATACGTTTTCCAAATCCAGGAAGAAAAATGCTACACAGTATGCTGTTGACTCTGGGGTAAGGTCTTAAGGATCAGAAACTCGCTCTGATTTTGATGACTATTCGGGTGATAGAGATCAGAAATTTGCTCTGATCTGATTCCTTTTGGCTGCAAAAAGTCTACCCAGCGCTCATTCACATAATTTGGGCCCTAGGTCGTAGTTAATGGTCATGATTTGGTAAAACGAGAAGAATTCCTATAAGATAATTCACGGGCAACTAGATCAAGCTGTAGCGACACCTAGCATCTTTTACATCATGCGAAACATGAAGTTCTATCATCCCTGGAGATTGGAAAAAGCAAACCTTGAAAGCCCACTTATTAATTCACCTGGATAAAGAGTTCTAGAGATACATATGATATATCAATCAAGTGTGCCTCAATGTCAAACTAGTTGGGCACGACTTGAGGATATATACGGTAATGAATAAATCTTGATTTCTGTAATTACAGAAGATTGAAAAGATCACTTATCAAGGAGAAAGGGATTCAAATAAGGAAAACAAAGAAATCTAAGGCTCACATCGGAAAGAGTTGTTGCCAAGCATTTTGAAACAAATGGTGTCATCACTACCAAGTCACCATTAGATTTCAATGAATCAATCAGACAATTCCACTGTAGGTCCAGTTCAGTAACATTGGTTGCAGTGAGAATGATCACTTTACCGCACTTAATCTACAAAAGAGAACAGACATACTAAAAAAGATCGAGGTTCAAACCTTAGTATCATAAATTCACTGGTTAAAGAGCAACAAGTAGTATATAGTAAGACATGAAATAGCTCCATGTGATCAAAAGAAGGAATACAAGAGAAATATGAGATGTTGAACGACATGAGGTAAAGACAAAGCGGAGTTCACTATCAGTGATCTACCTCTTCCGAGTAATTACCTACACAGAAAAACTCTGAAAAAAACAGAATAACATGTTAATGCTATGTGAGAACATTCAACATGACATTCACAGAGAATAGGTTTACTTTGTACACTTCCTATGATCAAAGTTAAACGCCACCGACTCTTTCTCCATTTCTTTCTATATAATGTTGTCTAGTTTGCCAACTTGGAAGGCCAGTggaaaaggataaaattttagttaaGAATTACTGCAACAACACTCATTAGAAGTATCAAGGGTAAAACCTTACACcaaccaaagaaaaaaagaaaatgcaaGGAGAAATAATTTGCAGAGTggaaatgaagaaaaaatcttCACGAAAGCAGATTAATGCTACAGCTCATTGGATTCCTAAAAGGACTTCTGCTGATACCTAATTCACAGTAGAAGATTTGAAGGGGTCCATCGACAGATACCTAAGATATATACCAACAAAAATATACAAGGATGTGAAAGTTTTTCGTACAATACTAGCAGAACGCAGAAAAATATGGCTACTTGAGATTAAATTCCAACAAGGTCTACTCTAAGAAGGCATCAAGTTagagaataaaataatcataataaccAGCCAATCTCAGAAAATGCCACGCATACCATAGGCACAGACAGCTGTTCATGATGCAGCAATTCTGTAATACCCTCAGGCAACAATGCCATCTGTAGTCAGAAAAGAAACAAGAATTTAATTCTTATTGCAAAGAGGCATTAATTGTTGGAAATTGGAAtgtcaaaaatcataaatttaatgaCATTTGAAATATTTATAGAACACATTAGTTTAGTTTGTAATTCACTGCACTATCTTCTATCTTTCAGAATCAGATGATCTTGTATATCAGCTACACTAGTGCACGATTCTGAATTAGAGAAATACCAAAAAGAATTTTTCAACAAGTGCTCCGGGATGCTTTGTGCACTGGGCTGCCCACCAGCTttaggaagagaaaaaaataacttCTCTTGCTTCAGCTGGTATTAGACATTAAAGCATAAGTTTAGGTTACTATGTAACGTTATGTATTTAGACCATACTAAAGCGGCTCAGCATTTCAGTCATCAGTAATTCCAGATGCAGAAAAGCAATTTCTGAAGTTCCAAGAACAAGTCAAAATTCTGGTTTTGTGAACCCAAGGAGCTCTAATATTTACTTTTCAATAACATCAAActcaacatgctaaatttttatcAGCGGGTAACAACACATGATTGGATTTCCTTGAGCAGCACTATATGCTCTTTCTTTAAAGTACTATAGGtactaaataaaatatgttattctTATTTACCCTTTCCATATATACGTGCAATAAAAACCTGAGAACCTGTGGAATTTTGTAATGAGTTCTGACTAAACCTCATTCTTGTCGCCGGTGCATTTTTCACCAATCAGGTGCCTCAAATGTTTTTCAAACTCTACATCAGGAGCCTGCAAAATGAAGTTATGATAACACAGAGACACTGGTACATTTTACAAAGTGGCATATCAAAATAGCACTTCTAAAAGAATTTTCAATCAGAGGCATGGACTTTGAACATACTGTTGGATCATTTAGATAAGTAAGATGCTTATACAGTGGACCACGGaactaactcaaccccaaaagttAGCTCATGTGGTAAGGATTGGCCAGATCATTTTGAGTAGACAACAAATATATTCCTCCAATCAATGTGGAACATTCTAAGACAGGGATGCCCAAAGCTAAAGGAGCATGAACAATACAAATGGACCTCAACATTGGGTAAACCAAAAACTGAGGTACGTCAAGCCCTGTACCATGTTAAGAATATGGAGCTTGGGACTAGTTCACCCCAAAGTTAGTTCATGGAGTGAGTGTATTTCAATACAACACAAGGAGACAACAATTCATTCCTTCAATCATTGTGGGAGATTCTAACATATTAGACGCAATTACAAACTTTAAAAGCAGTTTTTGTGAATCTTTAGGTTTCTAATACACATTTTTAGATGTATTTATATCTTTATAAACCATAATTGGAAACAGCATACTGTCTAGTTACATTAAACATATTTATGGAGCCATCTAGCTAACTTTATCTTGGCAATTTAATGATATAGTCTGACCATCTATCTCAtcattgtgttttctttcctCAATTTAACATTGGTCTCTTCGGAACTTTTAACCTGATCTTTCAGTGCTGATAAATGAAATAAAGCTAACGAATTGCAGCTTCAAGTATGTCGTGTCCCAGATGCACTCTCCACCAAGTGTGTGACATATGTTATGTCCTCACATCAGACAAAGACACAGCAATCATTAAAGTATAGCGTAGAGAAATCTATTCCTATTTCCTATAATATCTTATCAGCGCAATACAAATTTGAACTATGAGGCTTGCTGAAAGGAGGAATCATTTGAAGCTATTATCACACTAAGTCGTGGAACATTAAGTAGCACAAAGATCTAGTaaatttctactatatagaagagtgagttgGAGAACGACCAAGGGTATAATtgtcatttaaaaaaaagttctactcttggccataaatttttaatgaCAAAAAAGTCAAGCTATTTTTCCTAAATGTCAATCACATCCCAATTGATATAATATCTCACGTGAACCCACATCTTCCCCCAACTCTTTTTAAAAATTGCTTTTTGTCACTAttcattaataatatatatatatatatatatatattccatataaaattagaattagttgttattttcatatttaattactctataaaataattattcaaataaaataataataaattttataaatatttaaatgatagtcCGCACATTCAATTTATTTATCTAACTTTTCGtttaaatttgtttcaaaaaattgTCTCTCTTTTTTTAACTATTGAATTATAACTTTTCACATGTAATGTTTAACACCataagattaaaatatattttgacacATTCTATGTGTTATTAATTTAAGAGATaagattgaaaattattttttactttcttatatTTCgtgtcaaatcaaaatcaaacaaataaattgaaaagagaaatactcaatttcaaataaaaaactttCAGACATTTTTCAAGTATAGCATAAATTATACACTACAATGATAAATAAACCTTAATACTATAACATTTCTTCATACtatcaatttatatgacacaaactcATTTAATATCTATTTTCGGTATTCGATTTTCATGAGTAATTTTTCAGTTATTAATAGATTATCTTAGAATTTACCATCTTAAAATCTTAGATTGTTTCATTGTGAAAATTAACATATGAGATAttcatatgaataaaaataaatctattgTCTCCctaaaaaacataaattattgtatttaatttattcatattcTATAATTTAAGActgtatattttttattgaaataattaaCATATGAATAATTTTGTCATTGATTTACATATGAATAATTCCGTCATTGATTTAAAACTATAGATTGTTTCATTATgaaaattaacatatgaacaattatgtcaaatatatcaaactGTCCTTTATGTTGTGGTTCTAAATATAATacatggaaagttgaaattaaactattgtcaaaaaaaaatattttttaaaaacaaaaaataggtctttatttttgaaattgagaGAGTAACAAACATCCACAAGACATTCATACACCCACAGTTCacatcattcaaaaataattttaagttaaactttttcatgatatctaacataatttttaaatataatttgttaaatcttaaaaaataatttaaatggttagttttgttcatactttataatgataTATGAGAATTTATGTTATAATCTTTTTACTAAATGTAAACTTAAATAATATACTTAAATCAAATGatagaataatattaaatttaaggagaaatcatatttaaagattttttcaTTTAAACATTTTTCAATCATGGTGTCCAAACGAGCTTTCTCTCCTCTTAACAAAATCTACGGAATAAACAAGTTACTTTTGAGTGTaacattcattattattatttttaattgtttttgccTGAAATTATTCATAGTTAATTTATGTTTAAGGTAAAACATGCAAATATAACTAAgggtgtaatttttttttcatatttttacaatattttcgTATAATTTTTATGTTGACCCCACTACAAttctattttaaatgaaaaatatagcCGTAATGGTCATTTCATTAGAATCTTTTCAATGTCATTTATGATGTAATttttcacatgaatttcacaCACCTCAACTATAAttctattttaatatataataaaaaaataaatgcattatgtCAGAATGACTACTGTAATACATCCTATGTCtccattccactaatatatttttttaatcagttCTAAAAAAGAACTGACATTTTTATTTGGTTGGTATTTTATAACAGTATCAGTATTGTAgtcatgttgaattttatttatttatcaaaagtGCACGAAGGTATACTCTTCTATTTAAggtttatttatttgaaatataatttgaaaCACTGCAAcgttttttcatatatcttaaatTCAATGTCTAATcaaaatgttataaattgaaataagGGAGACATAGTTTATAGGAGTATGTGCAAATACtcacatattttccataaaagatcaaaaaaagtgaaattaattTTGACCGCAGATTTAGTTGCATaaagtaactattgttatattatagtaagataataaaaaatactcataaatattTAACAAGTGTTTATCTATCAAACACAATAAGCGATTccttcataatttcaaaacttcccatgatacatatcattacaaagatttgcactacatataatttatgaaaacataattatttactaagcacctattacaattattttaaacaatttatttaaaatgtaatattaactAGCTCGTgttaaattactacaatatatatcatgtaaacgtttgttaattcttttgattctctttatttgaggTATTAAATTTTCTCACCAGGTAGACTAATCActtaaaaagaaatttcttaCTTACTATGTTAAATTGATTTCCTATTTTTAATGCATATAAGACAAGACAGAAAGACAATCCCTTAACATTATGATTCATTAAAACGTTCATCCAGTAGGTCCTCATTTTCATTTATTAAACACCCATAAAacgaatttaaatatatttaaaatcaatttatgtatggattagtaTCGTTTATTGCTTCGTATGATTCTATATAAAATgctaataaatagatatttataattttaatctattctcttttataatttatgaataaagtagaaaaagaaaaacattacaATCAGTTGTTTATTCTCTTGTGTTTGACCTGATGTTAAAAATAAGCATTACAgaatatgatattttaatgttaattatgatatattaaataagttgtaagctattatttgattttataaaaataagaagttatatttattatatagtGAGATTTCTActtaaatttattcaaaaatattaataattattttttttcaaaaatttaattaaatagctataaatatatttaaaattgtaaTATTGGACCCGTAAACGGGCCCTTCATTATCTAGTGTATATTACATACCATGCGAACACCAAAAGCTTTTGCAACTCCAGCTACGGTGACATCCGAATGCAATGGACCTACTCCACCATATATAAATACCTGCAGTGAAATCAATTTTGGGATGTATATATGTTAAACAAGTGGACATTACTCTCTTTCTCTCAATCTCTCACACACATATAAATAATAGGCTGGTGCACATGTATCAAACAAGCCCCACAAAAGCTATGAAACAATTCTATAAATATATACTGACAAAGACGTTTACCATGTCACTTGTGGACTTCCGCCTCTCAACTTCCTCAGCCACAGAATCTATCTGAGTATGAAAAGGATGTGATTAGGAACAGACCCAAGTATAAACAGACTATCAAGGTCCATCAAACATTTAACTATCAAGGTGGAAATTGAGCAGAAACTGGCTTCAACTTAATGGAAGTTGTAAAGAAAAATGGTGCTGCTCCACTAAGTAATACAGCAGACTGTTCTAtctaaaagatgagaaaatagtTCAGTTACTACGAGATCCTGAAgcttattatagattatagagaTAAGGTTTGATACTTTTCAATATCTTTTGGAGTCACTTTCTGGCGTTTATAACTCAAATCTGTTTTCAGTTGTTAGTTGATTTAAGTGTCCATTAACTTCCCAGtacttattttcctttattattgTGGCTGCAACTCAGaagcaaaagaaaacaaaagggaAGTATGGTAACTCTTCTAGTGTCTACGAGAAACTCAACTTCCAGTGGAAAACTAATGTCAAGTTCATACTTACCACATAATTTAAACAAAAGAGTAGAAATAATACAAGCTATCAAGTCATAATTATTACTAACATCATTTCGAGCGACAACAAGCAGCGAAGCTGCCCACCCAATAGAATGGAGCTTTCTACACAACACAGAACCCAACTTGTCCTCTACAGTGCCAAACCTGAGCTACGGAACCAAGAGAAAGACATCTGATAAGTAAGCAACTACAAAGAGCAGAAAGTTCATCATTCAGGGTTATACTACATATATTATTTGCAGGGTATCAATTCTCTGCCACAGAGAGATGATATGCGTACTGAAAAAACAGAGTTTATTGCATTACATAGAGCACCATATTTACACATACTAATAAACAAAATGAATATATCTACTTAGACAAGTGGAATTTGAAAGAATTGAGGACACCTCTACACGTTCAGCTGATCACCTAATATACATCAATATAATATGTAAACTATACTCCATCTTCATGCATTCCCCTCATTGTTTGACTGTCCTCATATCTGCAGTAGCAAAGCTATCAAAAGTATTCAGAaccactacaacaacaacatatccagtgtaatcccacaagtggggtctggatGGGGTAAAATGTACACTGACCTAAATCCTACCTTTGTGGGGTAGAgaagctgtttccgatagaccctcagctcaaaagGGAAGTGATAACTAAAGGATTGAAAAATTCTGATATGACCCTTGTGAATATGAAAGGAGTCAAGCACACTGTTTGTCTAGATGCCAAGATGACCTCCTTGATTCCTGTTCAATTCTCAAATGAATAGTAGCTCAGTTGGTTGGCTACCTACCTGAACGTTCACCTTGTAGGTAAGGGTTCAATTCCACACCTTGTAATCCCCTACCCCcaatttaaaaaaagatatcGCAGATGAAAAGTTTTACCTAGAGAagaaagaatattttgaagaaaaggaTAACTTAGTCTTATGAACAATAGGTTCAGGACAACTATGTGATTGCAGAAGTGATCCAATGCAGGACAACAATTACCCCAAATGATCCAGCTTTGATAAAAAACAACGGAAATAAAGTTTGAGTTGAATATCCAATAAGAAGAGAATCACAGAGTAGCATATATACTCCTGACAGATTGATTCAGTTCCCAAAGAAGAAATACCGGAAACCAACTATCAAGAAGAGATTATAAGGaaccaaaaggaaaagaaaaagactgGCTGATGtaattttagtattgtttttatatttatttggacAAAAATTTAACATAAATTATTCAATATGAATAGTTTTTCAACCTCTCACGGCTCAAGTGCACCATAACTTAGAAATAATCATAAGGAGCCTCAGAAGGACATCATCATCATACTAGGATTATAGACTTTAAAGGTTTAGAGCCAATAACTTACAGAATTTCATCTCCCACGGCTATGATTGAGGCATTAAGCATATTATTGGAATTCAAATCCTCGATTTTTAGTCCATTGCTAACAGAAGATAATTTCCCAGAAACTGGCAGCGTGTACTTTTTTACCCTTCCAGCTCTTTCCAGCCTTCCATCAGCGAGTAAATAAGCTGGCCTAAACTTTTTTTTGCTGTTGTTGTCATCCCTGATGCCCAATAGTGCATTAGGAACAGTGTCATGGATGCTCCCAATTGACGTATACCTATGGAATCAGCGAAATAAATAAAAAGCTCAAATGAATGCAGGTACAA
Coding sequences:
- the LOC107843580 gene encoding FAD synthase isoform X3, whose protein sequence is MVNFPWIICIQEVALSFNGGKDSAVLLHLLKAGYFLHKAEESSSQDVADGENTLPIRTIYFETPNAFPEINSFTYETAATYNLQMDILRLDFKSGLEALLKANPIRAIFLGVRIGDPTAVGQEQFSPSSPGWPPFMRVNPILDWSYRDVWAFLLVCKVRYCSLYDQGYTSIGSIHDTVPNALLGIRDDNNSKKKFRPAYLLADGRLERAGRVKKYTLPVSGKLSSVSNGLKIEDLNSNNMLNASIIAVGDEILFGTVEDKLGSVLCRKLHSIGWAASLLVVARNDIDSVAEEVERRKSTSDMVFIYGGVGPLHSDVTVAGVAKAFGVRMAPDVEFEKHLRHLIGEKCTGDKNEMALLPEGITELLHHEQLSVPMIKCGKVIILTATNVTELDLQWNCLIDSLKSNGDLVVMTPFVSKCLATTLSDVEVARPLSKLCLQFPDLYVGGYRGSRKGPLMIRFEGKDLSRIEAACQSLCQNFYPGAFSETE
- the LOC107843580 gene encoding FAD synthase isoform X6, producing MEIDKTVRECDDSRLKTKYANAIYVIKRTLALYSYNLQMDILRLDFKSGLEALLKANPIRAIFLGVRIGDPTAVGQEQFSPSSPGWPPFMRVNPILDWSYRDVWAFLLVCKVRYCSLYDQGYTSIGSIHDTVPNALLGIRDDNNSKKKFRPAYLLADGRLERAGRVKKYTLPVSGKLSSVSNGLKIEDLNSNNMLNASIIAVGDEILFGTVEDKLGSVLCRKLHSIGWAASLLVVARNDIDSVAEEVERRKSTSDMVFIYGGVGPLHSDVTVAGVAKAFGVRMAPDVEFEKHLRHLIGEKCTGDKNEMALLPEGITELLHHEQLSVPMIKCGKVIILTATNVTELDLQWNCLIDSLKSNGDLVVMTPFVSKCLATTLSDVEVARPLSKLCLQFPDLYVGGYRGSRKGPLMIRFEGKDLSRIEAACQSLCQNFYPGAFSETE
- the LOC107843580 gene encoding FAD synthase isoform X4; amino-acid sequence: MNCDSYPIHFPLFQIYTNLLDHYCFDTQRNFLTQIHISRKANPNKDIRKNLNPFNSSIQEVALSFNGGKDSAVLLHLLKAGYFLHKAEESSSQDVADGENTLPIRTIYFETPNAFPEINSFTYETAATYNLQMDILRLDFKSGLEALLKANPIRAIFLGVRIGDPTAVGQEQFSPSSPGWPPFMRVNPILDWSYRDVWAFLLVCKVRYCSLYDQGYTSIGSIHDTVPNALLGIRDDNNSKKKFRPAYLLADGRLERAGRVKKYTLPVSGKLSSVSNGLKIEDLNSNNMLNASIIAVGDEILFGTVEDKLGSVLCRKLHSIGWAASLLVVARNDIDSVAEEVERRKSTSDMVFIYGGVGPLHSDVTVAGVAKAFGVRMAPDVEFEKHLRHLIGEKCTGDKNEMALLPEGITELLHHEQLSVPMVEVARPLSKLCLQFPDLYVGGYRGSRKGPLMIRFEGKDLSRIEAACQSLCQNFYPGAFSETE
- the LOC107843580 gene encoding FAD synthase isoform X7, giving the protein MEGKTLPYNLQMDILRLDFKSGLEALLKANPIRAIFLGVRIGDPTAVGQEQFSPSSPGWPPFMRVNPILDWSYRDVWAFLLVCKVRYCSLYDQGYTSIGSIHDTVPNALLGIRDDNNSKKKFRPAYLLADGRLERAGRVKKYTLPVSGKLSSVSNGLKIEDLNSNNMLNASIIAVGDEILFGTVEDKLGSVLCRKLHSIGWAASLLVVARNDIDSVAEEVERRKSTSDMVFIYGGVGPLHSDVTVAGVAKAFGVRMAPDVEFEKHLRHLIGEKCTGDKNEMALLPEGITELLHHEQLSVPMIKCGKVIILTATNVTELDLQWNCLIDSLKSNGDLVVMTPFVSKCLATTLSDVEVARPLSKLCLQFPDLYVGGYRGSRKGPLMIRFEGKDLSRIEAACQSLCQNFYPGAFSETE
- the LOC107843580 gene encoding FAD synthase isoform X2, with product MEIDKTVRECDDSRLKTKYANAIYVIKRTLALYSIQEVALSFNGGKDSAVLLHLLKAGYFLHKAEESSSQDVADGENTLPIRTIYFETPNAFPEINSFTYETAATYNLQMDILRLDFKSGLEALLKANPIRAIFLGVRIGDPTAVGQEQFSPSSPGWPPFMRVNPILDWSYRDVWAFLLVCKVRYCSLYDQGYTSIGSIHDTVPNALLGIRDDNNSKKKFRPAYLLADGRLERAGRVKKYTLPVSGKLSSVSNGLKIEDLNSNNMLNASIIAVGDEILFGTVEDKLGSVLCRKLHSIGWAASLLVVARNDIDSVAEEVERRKSTSDMVFIYGGVGPLHSDVTVAGVAKAFGVRMAPDVEFEKHLRHLIGEKCTGDKNEMALLPEGITELLHHEQLSVPMIKCGKVIILTATNVTELDLQWNCLIDSLKSNGDLVVMTPFVSKCLATTLSDVEVARPLSKLCLQFPDLYVGGYRGSRKGPLMIRFEGKDLSRIEAACQSLCQNFYPGAFSETE
- the LOC107843580 gene encoding FAD synthase isoform X5; translation: MNCDSYPIHFPLFQIYTNLLDHYCFDTQRNFLTQIHISRKANPNKDIRKNLNPFNSRYNLQMDILRLDFKSGLEALLKANPIRAIFLGVRIGDPTAVGQEQFSPSSPGWPPFMRVNPILDWSYRDVWAFLLVCKVRYCSLYDQGYTSIGSIHDTVPNALLGIRDDNNSKKKFRPAYLLADGRLERAGRVKKYTLPVSGKLSSVSNGLKIEDLNSNNMLNASIIAVGDEILFGTVEDKLGSVLCRKLHSIGWAASLLVVARNDIDSVAEEVERRKSTSDMVFIYGGVGPLHSDVTVAGVAKAFGVRMAPDVEFEKHLRHLIGEKCTGDKNEMALLPEGITELLHHEQLSVPMIKCGKVIILTATNVTELDLQWNCLIDSLKSNGDLVVMTPFVSKCLATTLSDVEVARPLSKLCLQFPDLYVGGYRGSRKGPLMIRFEGKDLSRIEAACQSLCQNFYPGAFSETE
- the LOC107843580 gene encoding FAD synthase isoform X1, producing MNCDSYPIHFPLFQIYTNLLDHYCFDTQRNFLTQIHISRKANPNKDIRKNLNPFNSSIQEVALSFNGGKDSAVLLHLLKAGYFLHKAEESSSQDVADGENTLPIRTIYFETPNAFPEINSFTYETAATYNLQMDILRLDFKSGLEALLKANPIRAIFLGVRIGDPTAVGQEQFSPSSPGWPPFMRVNPILDWSYRDVWAFLLVCKVRYCSLYDQGYTSIGSIHDTVPNALLGIRDDNNSKKKFRPAYLLADGRLERAGRVKKYTLPVSGKLSSVSNGLKIEDLNSNNMLNASIIAVGDEILFGTVEDKLGSVLCRKLHSIGWAASLLVVARNDIDSVAEEVERRKSTSDMVFIYGGVGPLHSDVTVAGVAKAFGVRMAPDVEFEKHLRHLIGEKCTGDKNEMALLPEGITELLHHEQLSVPMIKCGKVIILTATNVTELDLQWNCLIDSLKSNGDLVVMTPFVSKCLATTLSDVEVARPLSKLCLQFPDLYVGGYRGSRKGPLMIRFEGKDLSRIEAACQSLCQNFYPGAFSETE